Within Deinococcus planocerae, the genomic segment CCCCGCCACCAGACCCTGCGCCGCCGCCTCCTCGTACCCGCTCGTGCCGTTGATCTGGCCCGCCGTGAAGACGCCGGGGAGGTGGCGCGATTCGAGGTTGAGGGTCAGCTCGGTGGAGTCCACCACGTCGTACTCGACGGCGTAGGCGTAGCGCTGGATGACAGCGGCCTCGAAGCCCGGCAGCGTGCGGACGAGGGCGTCCTGAAGTCGGGGCGGCAGGCTGGAGCTGAACCCCTGGAGATACACCTCGCTCGTCTGCACCCCGTCGGGTTCGACGAAGAGAAGGTGACGGTCATGGTGGGCGAACCGCACCACCTTGTCCTCGATGCTGGGGCAGTAGCGCGGGCCCAGGCCCTCGATATCCCCGGCGTACATAGGAGACTCATGCAGGTTCTCGGCGATCAAGCGGTGCGTCTCGGGGGTCGTGTGGGTCTGCCAGGTGGGTGACTCGGCGGCACGGGGGCCGGGACGCCCGGTGAAGCCGCGCGGCTGGGGATCGGCGGGAATCTCCAGCAGGTCGGCGAAGCGCACCGAGTCGGCGCGGACGCGGGGCGGCGTGCCCGTCTTGTAGCGTTTGAGGACATGCCCGGCGCGGGCGAGCGGCTGGCTCAGGAAGCGGGAGGGCGGCTCGCCCTGGCGGCCCTCGGGGCGGGAGTGGCGGCCATACCACGTGACGGCACGCATAAAGGTTCCCGCCGCGATCACCACGCTGCGGGCGGCGAGGCGGCGGCCATCGGTGGTGACGACGAGCCAGCCACCACGTCCGTCGGGCTCCAGGTCGGCGGCCTCCCCGCGCACCACGTCGATCTCGGGGTGGCCCAGGATCACGTCCTGCGCCCGCTCGGCGTAGGCGTCGCGCTCGTTCTGGACCCGCAGGGACTGGACGGCGGGGCCCTTGCTGGCGTTGAGCACGCGGGTGTGGATGGCGGTCTCGTCGGCGAGGCGACCCATCAGGCCGCCGAGCGCCTGGACCTCGAAGACGAGCTGACTCTTGCCGGGGCCACCCACCGCCGGATTGCACGGCATCCGCCCGACGGTCGCCGGGTTGCCGACGAGGAGGGCCGTGCGGGCAAACTTCGCGGCGGCCCAGGCCGCTTCCAGGCCCGCGTGTCCTCCACCGATCACGATCACGTTCCAGCCGCTCATGTCAGCGCGAGTGTAGCAACGGGGGAGAGGTGGGCACTCCGGCGAGGCTTACGGTGGCCCCGTGTCTCACCCCTGCGGATGCCCCCCGGGGGCGTTCGGCAGGACCAGACCCGAACCGCTAGAATGCCTAACGAGCGTTTGCTAGACAGATCGGTGGAGACCTCACGGTGTGGGGCCCTCTGCCGCGCCGCTCAGGAGGCCCGCCATGATTCAGCCGTTCACCCCCGACCCGCTCTCGTGGGTCGCCGACGACGGCCAACCAATCCGGGAACTGCCCGCCCGCTTCACCCCCGAGGTGCTGCGGGGCCTGCACCGCGACATGGTGCGGGCGCGGGAGTTTGACCGCAAACTCGTCACCCTGCTCCGCCAGGGCCGCACCACTTTCTACGCCCAGTCGCGCGGGATGGAGGCCACCCAGGTCGGCCTCGCCCGCTCGATCCGCGTCGGGCACGACTGGGTGTGGCCGTACTACCGCGACCACGCCCTCGGGCTAACGATGGGGGTGCCGCTGCTCGACCTCGTGAGCCAGTGCCTCGGCACCAACTCGGACCCCTGCCGCGGTCGCCAGATGCCCCACCACTTCGGTGCGGGGCGGCAGAATTTCGTCTCCATCAGTTCCTCCATCGCCTCGCAGGTGCCGCCCGCCGCCGGAAACGCCATGGCGCAAAAATACCTGGGGGTGGACGAGATCACCGTCTGCACTTTCGGGGACGGGGCGACGAGCGAGGGCGACTGGCACGCGGGCGTGAACATGGCCGCCGTGAACGGGGCGCCCTGCCTCTTCGTGTGCGAGAACAACCAGTGGGCGATCAGCACGCCGCTGAGGGGCCAGATGGCGAGCGAGACGGTCCACGTCAAGGCCCGCGCGTACGGGATGCCGGGCTACCTGGTGGACGGCAACGACATCGTGGCGGTGATGGAGGTCCTGGCACACGTCGTGGAGGAGCTGCGACGGGGAAGCGGCCCCGCCCTCGTCGAGTGCCTGACCTACCGGGTGGGCTCGCACTCCAACGCGGACGCCGACGCCGAGAAGAACTACCGCACCCGCGAGGAGGTGGCGCTCTGGACGGCCCGCGACCCCATCACCCGCGTCGAGGGGCTGCTGGAGCACCTGGGCCACCCGGTAAGCGCCGAGGAGCGTGCGGGGCTGATCGCCGCCACCCACCGCGAGGTGGACGAGGCGGTGGGGCAGGCCGAGGCGAGCGGGCAGCCCGACTGGCGGATCATGTTCGAGGACGTGTACGCCGACCTGCCCGTCCACCTGCGCGAGCAGGCCGCCTTCCTGCGCGCCGAGCAGACGGGGGGCCGGGCATGACGGCCACCGAACCCAAACCCGCCGTCCAGGGGAGCGAGGCGCAGGGAACTCGCACCCTCACCCTGATCCAGGCGGTCACCGAGGCGCTGCGGGAAGAACTCGCCCGCGACGAGCGGGTGGTCGTCTTCGGGCAGGACGTGGGGGCGCGCGGCGGCGTCTTCCTGGCGACGGCGGGCCTCCAGGCCGAGTTCGGCGAGCGGCGGGTCTTCGACACCCCCCTCAGCGAGGCGAGCATCGTGGGCGCGGCGGTCGGGATGGCGGTGCGCGGCCTTAGGCCCGTCGCCGAGGTCCAGTTCGCGGACTACATGGGGCCGGGCTTCGACCAGATCGTCAGCCAGGCGGCCAAGATCCGCTACCGCTCGGGCGGGCAGTTCACCGCGCCCCTGGTCATCCGCACCCCCTCGGGCGGCGGCGTGAAGGGCGGGCACCACCACAGCCAGAGTCCGGAGGCGTATTACGCGCACACGCCGGGGCTCAAGGTCGTCATGCCGAGCACTCCCTACGACGCGAAGGGGCTCCTGAAGGCGGCGATCCGGGGCCATGACCCGGTGATCTACTTCGAGCCCAAGCGGCTGTACCGCGCGGCGAAGGGGGAGGTCCCGGCCCACGACTACACGGTCGAGCTGGGGCGGGGGGCCGTGCGCCGAGAGGGGCGGGACCTCACCCTGATCGGCTACGGCGGGGTGATGCCCGACGTGGAGAAGGCGGCGGCGGCCCTGTCCAAGGAGGGGGTCGAGGCGGAGGTGATCGACCTGCGCTCGCTCGTCCCCTGGGACCGCGACCTCGTGCTCACCAGCGTGGAGAAGACCGGGCGCGCGGTTCTCGTCAGCGAGGCGCCGCGCACCGCGAACTTCATGGGCGAGGTCGCGTACGTGATTCAGGAGGAGCTGTTCGACGCCCTGCTCGCGCCCGTGTCGCAGGTCGCGGGCTTCGACACCCCCTACCCCTACGTGCAGGACAAGGTGTACCTCCCCGGCGCCAACCGCATCGCGGCGGCGTGCGTGAAGGTCCTCAACTACTAGCCGTAAGGTCAGGGCATGAGACCGGACCTCCTGCGCCCCCTGCTCGGCATCCTCGGGCTCGCCATCGGCTTCACCGTGTATCCGCTGGTCCAGAGGGCGCCCGAGCCCTGGCCGCACCTCCTCGTCGGCGCGATGTTCGTGGCCCTGGGGGTGAGCGCGTGGGTGTACGCGCGGGGGGAGCGCTGGATTCAGGTTCTGGGCGTGCTGCTGATGCTCTACGGTGTGGCCCGCATGTTGTTCCTGCGCTGAGTGCGCTGACCATTCATCCAACGAGGTCCCCAGTGAGAGAAGTGCTGTTGCCCGAACTCGCCGAGAGCGTGGTCGAGGGCGAAATCTTGAAGTGGTTGGTGGGAGAGGGCGAGAGCGTGGCCCTCGAGCAACCCCTGTGCGAGGTCATGACCGACAAGGTGACCGTCGAACTCCCCAGTCCCGTCGCGGGCGTGCTGCGTCAGCGGCTGGCGAAGGAGGGCGACGTGGTGGCCGTCCACGCCCCCATCGCCCTCATCGACGAGGCGGCGGGGAGGGGAGGGGAGAGCGCGCCTTCCCCGGCGGTTCCGGAAACGAAGGCCGACCTGCCCCTCCAGGCCGAGGAGGAGCGGTCCCAGATGGCCGGGGACGCCGACGTGGGGAGCGGCGGGGGAAGCATTGTGGAGACGGGGCAGATCGCCGCGAGCGCGGACGACGACGCCAGCCTCTTCAAGGCGTTTACCTCCAACGAGACGGTGACCGTGCAGGGGCTGGGGACCCGGGGCGGCGGGACGGCCACCCTCAGCCCGCCCGCCCAGGCTCCGGCGCCCACCCAGAGCGCGGGTCGGGTCCCCGCCGTCCCCGCCGCGCGTCGGCTCGCCCGCGAACTCGGGGTAGACCTCGCGCAGGTGCGCGGCAGCGGCCCCAACGGGCGGGTGCGGATGGAGGACGTAAGCGCCCACGCACAGGCCACCTCGGCGGGGGAGGCCCCGGCGCCCACTCCTCTTCCCCCAACGCCCGTCACGCCTCCGCCCGCCCAGGCTCCGGCGCCCGCCGCGAAAGGGGGAGGCGGCCTGCCCGTCCCCCCGCCCCAGTACCGCACGCCCAGGGGGTACGAGCACCTTGAGGAGCGGGTGCCGCTGCGGGGGATGCGCCGGGCGATCTCCAACCAGATGCAGGCGAGCCACCTCTACACCGTCCGCACCCTGACCGTGGACGAGGTGAACCTGAGCAAACTGGTCGAGTTCCGCTCGCGCGTGAAGGACGAGGCGCAGGCGGCGGGCGTGCGGCTTAGCTACCTCCCCTTCATCTTCAAGGCGGTCGCGGCGGCCCTGCGGAAGTACCCCAGCCTGAACTCCTCGTACGACGAGGCGACGGGCGAGATCGTCATGAAGCGCTACTACAACATCGGGATGGCGGTCGCCACCGAGGCGGGCCTGACCGTGCCCGTGCTGCGCGACGTGAACACGAGGAGCGTTTTCGAACTCGCCGGGCAGGTCACGGACCTCGCCGCGCGGGCGCAGGCGGGGAGGCTCACGCCCGAGGACATGGCCGGAAGCACCTTCTCCGTGACGAACATCGGCTCCATCGGGGCGCTGTTCTCCTTCCCGATCATCAACGTGCCCGACGCGGCGATCCTGAGCGTGCACTCCATCCAGAAGCGGCCTATCGTGAACGAGCAAGGTGAGATCGTCGTGGCGCACATGATGTACCTCTCGCTGAGCTTCGACCACCGCCTGGTGGACGGGGCGGAGGCGGCCCGGTTTTGCAAGGAGGTCATCCGGCTCCTCGAAAACCCCGACCGGCTGCTGCTGGAGGCGATCTAGGGGCGGTCCGCCGTCGGCCCCCGAGGTTGACCGCCCCGGGGGCGTTTAAATTTCCCCTCAAGGGGCGGTCAAAGGGCCGTCAGCTTGGGGGTCTAGGATGGCTGGTCACGGGCGCAACTCGGTTGTGTGCTCCCGGATTGGATACAGTGAACCCGATGACCCTGACCCGCACCCTCGCGCTCCTGACGCTGCTCGCCTTCGCCTCCCCGGCGCAGGCGCTCAAGCTCATCGTCTGGGACCGCGAACTCCAGACCAAGCTGGGGTACGGCGAGACGAACGGAAAGGGCGGCATGACCGTGCAGCTCGTCAGGGACTACACCGGCCCGGTGGTGGCGCTCTTCTCCCGCGAGGAGGACGAGAAGGCTGCCGGGCTGTACGCGAACGTGCAAAGCCGGTACGACGGCTTCCTCAGGGCCGGGCAGCTCACCCTGGAGACGCCGGGAGGCAGCCTGCCCCTCAAACGCTTCCTGGACGGCCTGAAGCTCAACCTGCTCCCCCAGCCCACCGGGCAGACGCTGCTGCTGCCGGGCCTGCGCGCGGGGGCGGACAAGAGCAGGGCCGCCCTGGACCGGACGAGGATGCCCGCCGACCCCACCCCCCCGGCCCCCCCCCAAGGAGACCGCTGAATGCTCGCCCAGATTCTCGTCGTGGAGGACGACCCGCACCTCGGGCCGCTCCTCAAGGAATACCTCTCCGCCGACTACCTCGTTCACCACGCCTCTACCCTCAAGGACGCCCAGGGGTGGCTCGGCACCCACTCGGCCCAGCTCATCTTGCTCGACCTCAACCTCCCGGACGGCGACGGCCTCGACCTCGTGCAGGCGCTGCGGCAGTATTCGAGCACGCCCGTGCTGGTGCTCTCGGCCCGCAGCGGCGTGCAGGAGCGGGTCGCGGGGCTGAACGCGGGGGCGGACGACTACCTCACCAAACCCTTTGCCATGCCCGAACTCGACGCGCGGATCACGGCCCTGCTTCGGCGCACCGCCGCCGGGACGGGCGTGAACCTCGGCAACACCAGCCTCTCGACGAGCAGTCTGCTGCTGACCGTCAACGACAAGAACGTGAACCTCACCGAACACGAGGCGCGCATCCTGGAGCTGATGATGCGCACGCCCGAGCGGGTGTTCTCGCGCGCCGACATCGAGTCGCACCTCTACGGCTGGGAGACGCCCAACAGCAACTCCGTCGAGGTCCGCATCTCCCAACTGCGCAAGAAGCTGGAGCAGGCCCACAGCGACCTGCGCATCCGCACCATCCGCAACGTCGGTTATGTCCTGCAAGCCTGAGGGCACGGCGTCTAAACTCCGGGCCATGACCCCGACCCCTGCCCGCCCCGCGCCCGACCGCCGGGGCGGGTCTGTTTTGGAGGTGACCCGGTGAGCCGCGCCCCCCTGCGCACCGCCCGGGTGGCGTGGCGGCACAGCCTGCGCTTCCGGCTGGCGCTGGTGTACACGCTCGTGGCGTTCGCGCTGATCGGGGTGATCGGGCTGGGCGTGATGACGCTGCTGCTGCGGCAGATGGACGCGCAGTTCCAGACCCGGCTCAACGAGCGGGCCGACAGCCTCGCCGAGGCGTTCCTGGGCCGGGGCCAGAGCCTCGGGAAGTCGCCGGGGGGCACGGGCGTCTACACCATGATCGTGGACGAGGACGGGCGGGTCCTCGCCGCCACGCCCGCCCTGCGGCAGTACGAGGGGGCGCCCTTCCCCTTCGAGGGGCAGGGGACGGTGCAGATCGCCGAAGTCCCCGCCCGGACGACCACCCGCACGCTCGGCGATTTCGGCACCCTCTGGGTGGCTCTGCCGGAAGACGCCCTGATCGACGCGCGGCGCATCGCCCTGAATGCCCTGCTGCTCGCCCTGCTCGTCACGCCCCTCCTGATGTTCGTGGTGGGGTGGCTCGTCGGGCGCCGCGCGCTCGCGGGGCTGGGGGAGGCCGCCGACCTCGCCGACCGCATCGACCCCA encodes:
- the mnmG gene encoding tRNA uridine-5-carboxymethylaminomethyl(34) synthesis enzyme MnmG, encoding MSGWNVIVIGGGHAGLEAAWAAAKFARTALLVGNPATVGRMPCNPAVGGPGKSQLVFEVQALGGLMGRLADETAIHTRVLNASKGPAVQSLRVQNERDAYAERAQDVILGHPEIDVVRGEAADLEPDGRGGWLVVTTDGRRLAARSVVIAAGTFMRAVTWYGRHSRPEGRQGEPPSRFLSQPLARAGHVLKRYKTGTPPRVRADSVRFADLLEIPADPQPRGFTGRPGPRAAESPTWQTHTTPETHRLIAENLHESPMYAGDIEGLGPRYCPSIEDKVVRFAHHDRHLLFVEPDGVQTSEVYLQGFSSSLPPRLQDALVRTLPGFEAAVIQRYAYAVEYDVVDSTELTLNLESRHLPGVFTAGQINGTSGYEEAAAQGLVAGTAAARRAAGLGGRQISRETGYLGVLLDDLVFKGSDEPYRMMTSRVEHRLIVRQDNADERLTELGFELGLVDEAQRDRVREKYARVAEGMRRLHQQRVQGQTGDAWLRRPEFSLAEVEALGVTLPTLTSEEREALEIRVKYAGYIERAERQLATEARAREVSLSGLDFSQVPALSNEAREKLSRARPATVDQAARVPGVRHADVSALLVHMKRAAGVSRET
- a CDS encoding dihydrolipoamide acetyltransferase family protein encodes the protein MREVLLPELAESVVEGEILKWLVGEGESVALEQPLCEVMTDKVTVELPSPVAGVLRQRLAKEGDVVAVHAPIALIDEAAGRGGESAPSPAVPETKADLPLQAEEERSQMAGDADVGSGGGSIVETGQIAASADDDASLFKAFTSNETVTVQGLGTRGGGTATLSPPAQAPAPTQSAGRVPAVPAARRLARELGVDLAQVRGSGPNGRVRMEDVSAHAQATSAGEAPAPTPLPPTPVTPPPAQAPAPAAKGGGGLPVPPPQYRTPRGYEHLEERVPLRGMRRAISNQMQASHLYTVRTLTVDEVNLSKLVEFRSRVKDEAQAAGVRLSYLPFIFKAVAAALRKYPSLNSSYDEATGEIVMKRYYNIGMAVATEAGLTVPVLRDVNTRSVFELAGQVTDLAARAQAGRLTPEDMAGSTFSVTNIGSIGALFSFPIINVPDAAILSVHSIQKRPIVNEQGEIVVAHMMYLSLSFDHRLVDGAEAARFCKEVIRLLENPDRLLLEAI
- a CDS encoding response regulator transcription factor → MLAQILVVEDDPHLGPLLKEYLSADYLVHHASTLKDAQGWLGTHSAQLILLDLNLPDGDGLDLVQALRQYSSTPVLVLSARSGVQERVAGLNAGADDYLTKPFAMPELDARITALLRRTAAGTGVNLGNTSLSTSSLLLTVNDKNVNLTEHEARILELMMRTPERVFSRADIESHLYGWETPNSNSVEVRISQLRKKLEQAHSDLRIRTIRNVGYVLQA
- a CDS encoding thiamine pyrophosphate-dependent dehydrogenase E1 component subunit alpha, translated to MIQPFTPDPLSWVADDGQPIRELPARFTPEVLRGLHRDMVRAREFDRKLVTLLRQGRTTFYAQSRGMEATQVGLARSIRVGHDWVWPYYRDHALGLTMGVPLLDLVSQCLGTNSDPCRGRQMPHHFGAGRQNFVSISSSIASQVPPAAGNAMAQKYLGVDEITVCTFGDGATSEGDWHAGVNMAAVNGAPCLFVCENNQWAISTPLRGQMASETVHVKARAYGMPGYLVDGNDIVAVMEVLAHVVEELRRGSGPALVECLTYRVGSHSNADADAEKNYRTREEVALWTARDPITRVEGLLEHLGHPVSAEERAGLIAATHREVDEAVGQAEASGQPDWRIMFEDVYADLPVHLREQAAFLRAEQTGGRA
- a CDS encoding alpha-ketoacid dehydrogenase subunit beta; protein product: MTATEPKPAVQGSEAQGTRTLTLIQAVTEALREELARDERVVVFGQDVGARGGVFLATAGLQAEFGERRVFDTPLSEASIVGAAVGMAVRGLRPVAEVQFADYMGPGFDQIVSQAAKIRYRSGGQFTAPLVIRTPSGGGVKGGHHHSQSPEAYYAHTPGLKVVMPSTPYDAKGLLKAAIRGHDPVIYFEPKRLYRAAKGEVPAHDYTVELGRGAVRREGRDLTLIGYGGVMPDVEKAAAALSKEGVEAEVIDLRSLVPWDRDLVLTSVEKTGRAVLVSEAPRTANFMGEVAYVIQEELFDALLAPVSQVAGFDTPYPYVQDKVYLPGANRIAAACVKVLNY